One genomic window of Oncorhynchus clarkii lewisi isolate Uvic-CL-2024 chromosome 5, UVic_Ocla_1.0, whole genome shotgun sequence includes the following:
- the LOC139409524 gene encoding phosducin b, translated as MSGNVDEEEANVTHTGPKGVINDWRRFKLESMDQESLPPQKRELLRQMSSPHRPKDDGRGGLNRKMSVQEYELIKEDDEKCMKKYRKQCMQEMHERLSFGPKFEGVYELDSGEAFLEVIEKEHRLTVVVVHIYKEGIKGCDALNSCLDCLATEYTSVKFCRIDAGVTGAGERFTDDVLPTMLVYKAGELLGNFLATNQHFNEEFFATDVEAFLNGYGLLPEKDLVVGGEEEEAAVDVEAVE; from the exons ATGTCTGGAAACGTCGATGAAGAGGAGGCCAACGTCACCCACACAG GCCCAAAGGGAGTGATCAATGACTGGAGGAGGTTTAAGCTTGAGAGCATGGACCAGGAGTCCCTGCCCCCCCAGAAGAGAGAGCTGCTCAGGCAGATGTCCTCCCCACACAGGCCCAAAGACGACGGCAGGGGAGGCCTCAACCGCAAG ATGAGTGTTCAGGAGTATGAGCTGATTAAGGAGGATGACGAGAAGTGCATGAAGAAGTACCGCAAGCAGTGCATGCAGGAGATGCACGAGCGCCTCAGCTTTGGTCCCAAGTTCGAGGGCGTGTACGAGCTGGACAGCGGCGAGGCATTTCTGGAGGTCATTGAGAAGGAACACCGGCTCACTGTGGTGGTGGTGCACATCTACAAGGAGGGGATCAAAGGTTGCGATGCGCTCAACTCCTGCCTGGACTGCCTGGCCACTGAGTACACTAGCGTCAAGTTTTGCAGGATCGACGCCGGGGTGACTGGTGCGGGGGAGCGCTTCACTGATGACGTCCTGCCCACCATGCTGGTGTATAAGGCTGGCGAGCTGCTGGGGAACTTCCTGGCCACCAACCAGCACTTCAACGAGGAGTTCTTTGCCACCGACGTGGAGGCTTTCCTCAACGGCTACGGCCTGCTGCCGGAGAAAGATTTAGTCgttgggggagaggaggaggaggcagccgTGGATGTGGAGGCAGTGGAGTGA